The Argentina anserina chromosome 3, drPotAnse1.1, whole genome shotgun sequence genome includes a region encoding these proteins:
- the LOC126786154 gene encoding uncharacterized protein LOC126786154: MFGRKIVIRPQMVPVYYIPPVRKGEPEIVTGRDKNGYEYTIKCNYKSSMPRPPPPQKPFVEHHDPSYNDVFKFFGDIADYNINEVVFTLSNEPGSIPIDDKLSFIPPTHLQGWERAVTYDYVSSPQGISVRVA; this comes from the exons ATGTTTGGTCGGAAGATTGTAATCAGGCCACAGATGGTTCCAGTTTACTACATACCACCCG TGAGGAAAGGCGAACCAGAGATCGTCACTGGCCGTGACAAGAATG GTTATGAATATACAATCAAATGTAATTACAAAA GTTCAATGCCACGTCCTCCACCTCCACAGAAGCCCTTTG TTGAACATCACGACCCATCCTATA ATGATGTGTTCAAATTTTTTGGTGATATCGCAGATTATAATATTAATG AAGTCGTGTTTACTTTGAGTAATGAACCTGGTTCGATCCCCATTGATG ATAAGCTATCATTTATACCGCCAACACATCTGCAAGGTTGGGAAAGAGCGGTCACCTATG ATTATGTCAGTTCTCCTCAGGGGATCTCTGTTCGCGTGGCATAA
- the LOC126786153 gene encoding uncharacterized protein LOC126786153 — translation MKNAIRCCISCILPCGALDVIRVVHCNGRVEEISGSIRASDIMKAHPKHVLKKPSSSPSDHGGVVPKIVIVPPEAELQRGKIYFLMPVPSEKTTKSNKVKKRKVQAGNNDNASNVVMNSISMTNLLISDQYLSEILSEKVSTQRDRRRGRVGVWRPHLESICESPSDLS, via the coding sequence ATGAAGAACGCAATCCGATGTTGCATCTCTTGCATTCTGCCATGCGGAGCTCTCGACGTGATCCGAGTCGTTCACTGCAACGGCCGAGTGGAAGAGATCAGCGGCTCCATCCGCGCCAGCGATATTATGAAGGCTCACCCCAAGCATGTACTCAAGAAGCCCTCTTCCTCGCCTTCCGATCACGGCGGCGtcgtccctaagattgtgatTGTTCCTCCTGAAGCCGAGCTCCAGCGCGGCAAGATTTACTTTCTCATGCCAGTTCCGTCGGAGAAGACGACCAAGTCGAACAAagtgaagaagagaaaagtccAGGCGGGAAATAACGACAACGCCAGCAACGTCGTCATGAACAGTATTTCCATGACCAACCTTCTGATATCGGATCAGTACTTGAGTGAGATACTGTCGGAAAAGGTTTCTACGCAGAGGGATCGGCGGCGAGGACGTGTCGGAGTGTGGAGGCCTCACTTAGAGAGTATTTGCGAGTCACCAAGTGATCTGTCATAA
- the LOC126786144 gene encoding peroxisome biogenesis protein 7: MPVFKTPFNGYSVKFSPFYESRLAVATSQNFGILGNGRLHVIDLSPGPGPAPITELVSFDTADGVYDLAWSESHDSLLVAAVADGSVKLYDLNLPPASNPLRSLHEHTREVSSADYNPTRRDSFLTSSWDDTVKLWTVDRPASVRTFKEHAYCVYSAVWNPRHADVFASASGDCTARVWDVREPGSTMIFPAHEFEILSCDWNKYDDCVIATASVDKSVKVWDVRSIRAPIAVLNGHGYAVRKVKFSPHRPSLMMSCSYDMSVCLWDYMVEDALVGRYDHHSEFAVGIDMSVLVEGLLASTGWDELVYVWQHGTDPRAP; this comes from the coding sequence ATGCCGGTTTTCAAGACCCCATTCAACGGCTACTCCGTCAAGTTCAGCCCCTTCTACGAGTCCCGCCTCGCCGTCGCCACCTCCCAAAACTTCGGCATCCTCGGCAACGGCCGCCTCCACGTCATCGACCTCTCCCCCGGCCCCGGCCCCGCCCCCATCACCGAGCTCGTCTCCTTCGACACTGCCGACGGCGTCTACGACCTCGCCTGGTCCGAATCCCACGACTCCCTCCTCGTCGCCGCCGTCGCCGACGGCTCCGTCAAGCTCTACGACCTCAACCTCCCCCCCGCCTCCAACCCCCTCCGCTCCCTCCACGAGCACACGCGCGAGGTCTCCTCCGCCGACTACAACCCCACGCGCCGCGACTCCTTCCTCACCTCCTCCTGGGACGACACCGTCAAGCTCTGGACCGTCGACCGCCCCGCCTCGGTCCGCACCTTCAAGGAGCACGCATACTGCGTCTACTCCGCCGTCTGGAACCCCCGCCACGCCGACGTCTTCGCCTCCGCCTCCGGCGACTGCACCGCGCGCGTCTGGGACGTCCGCGAGCCCGGCTCCACCATGATCTTCCCGGCGCACGAGTTCGAGATCCTCTCCTGCGACTGGAACAAGTACGACGACTGCGTCATCGCCACCGCCTCCGTCGACAAGTCCGTCAAGGTCTGGGACGTCCGCTCCATCCGCGCGCCGATCGCGGTCCTCAACGGCCACGGCTACGCCGTCAGAAAAGTCAAATTCTCGCCGCACCGGCCGAGCCTGATGATGTCATGCTCGTACGACATGTCGGTTTGCCTGTGGGATTACATGGTGGAGGACGCGCTGGTGGGGAGGTACGATCATCACTCGGAGTTCGCCGTCGGAATCGATATGAGTGTTTTGGTGGAGGGACTGCTGGCCAGCACCGGTTGGGATGAGCTCGTCTATGTTTGGCAGCACGGTACTGATCCTAGAGCTCCTTGA